The DNA window TTTCCCCTGCTGTGCTGGCCAGCCCTATGGAGGAACAGCACCCCATCATGCCAGAACCCTACCCCTGGCCACTCCCAGCCTGCCCAAAACCTCAGTTATGCTCGTGATGGCAATGGTAGCTCTGGCGAAGGCTACCCCTGTTGGGACTCTAGGCAGCCTGGACCATCCCCTCCCTCTCTGAGGCCCTGAAGTTTAACAAAAAGCTGATTCCTTTTCTGTCTGGACTTCAGTTGCCTGGTTGGAAGTTATACCAGATCTGGAAAGTTACTTCCAGTATGTGTAGACTCTGTGATTAGTCCTCAAATGATTTCTTCAGGGCCAGAGAGAAATTCCACTAAAACCCTATCAGATGTGTGGCACCCCGTGGCTTAAGGAGAGCCTGGGAGGGCAGTGTCTGTGGGGAGGAGCTGGCCCCAGGAAGCACATCTGTAGACAGATTATAGAAATAACTCCAGAGCCAGTGAGGACTTAAGCCAAAGTCATACAAGGAACCCACTGACCCCAGGCTTTGTTTTTCCTGGAGGTTAGGTTTCTAACATGATGGAAACAAAAGACGAATTATCCCCTGGAAAAGATACCCGTTCTCCATTGAAGGTCATTCAAGGATGTAATCGAGTCTGTCAATATTCTTCATATTCTTCATATGCAAAGGCTTTACGGTGCTGCCTGGTTCAGTTAAGATAGAGCTGCCTCTGGGTAAGATCTTTGCAAACTAGGCAGCTGCAACCATCTAAAAGCGCCTCTGGAAACTGGAATGTAAGCAATGTAAGCTGTATGGCTTAACCTGTAACTaactcacattaaaaaaagtctGGAAGGGTGCGGAGCCCAGAAAATGCAGCGATGAGGGGCAGCTGGAGAGACCCTAATGCACAGACAAGCCCCCTAcaatccttcctgcctctttgaTGCCCGGTAAGCGTTGTATGGGGTCAGAACAAAACATGTTCccttcttcagtttttcctcttgcTAGGTAACCCCGGCCCAGCTCTGTTCACACTCATAACTTCCAAGAGCCTGTCTGGCCTTTGGCTGTCCCATCAGCACCTGTGGCTGCTGCCACCTTAGGCGCCTACCTCTGCACCTGTGCAGCAGTGTCTGTCTTCTAGCAATTTCCAGAGGGTCTGTGGGAAATTGAGTAGGAGAAAGCAAGGGGTGGTGCCCTAACTCAACCTCCAACCCAATCAAACCCCTTCCTTGCCCCTTTCCCTTGAAGCTGTCACAGGGAAGTCACCCCCTCGGTGCTGAGAGGAGGATTTGCTCCCTGCTGCTAAGTACTCTCATCACAGAGATGCCCGCGGTTTTACCTGGTCTGTGGGCTGGAACCTGGGAGCTGAGTCAGATTTGATGGGTAAGAGAGTGAAGACATGCAGGGCCTGGTAGAGAATCCAGGTCCCTAAGCTTGAGTCCTAGTCTAGGAGAAAAGGGCAAGTGTGATCATCATTTGTCACCAAGAGCTGGTGAGAGTGGCCTGGTAGGAAGGAGAGCCTCTGCTTCTCCTGAGACTTGGGGCCCGGCCTCTGCCTCCTTTGATCTTTGGCCTGAGGTGGTGGCTGTGGTGGAGTCAAGGCCAGAGTACCCCAAGCCTCCGGCGTAGAGACGAGATCGCATCGGCCACTTCTGCAAGACACAGGGATGGAAAGTGAGTAATGCTCACTATTGCAGCTTCTCGTAGCCCTTGGCACCCAAACGTCGGCCTTCTTAGTCtccctccctgaggccctgccctgCCATGACTGCTCTGATGACAGCGGTTTCTGGTTCACCACACCTTCTGGCCCCACACATtctcctggtcacctgagccttGCGGGGAGGCACATGAGAAGCCAGCTGAGGAGAGCGAGAGCCCTGAGAGGAGCCCccatggtggggagggaggtggacaACAGAGCTGGCCACAGTCATggctgggcagtggggagggcAGCAGAGCCAGGGCAAGGAGAGGCACCTCCTGGCACTGAACAGTCCTGAGCCCTCGTCTTGCCCAGCCGCCTGCCCGGTGCACTCGTATCTGGCCCCAGACATCAGTGCTGCCCACTCCCTCCAAGCTGGGGACTTCCATGATAGTCCATCCTTCCAGGAGGAGCGTGGACAGTCCCAGAAAACCAGGTTGACTCTGCCCTCCTCTTGGCAGCCCCTTCACCTGGGGGCTGAGGGGGCGCTGCTCCTGGCTGACTACCCCACCCCACCAAGCTGCCAGTACTAGACCTAACCAGGCTCTCGTGTTTCATTCCTCAACGTGTTGTCAACTACACGCAATGGCCTTGCCTTGGCCACCGTTTTACAGCTAAAGCAATGACTATCCACGGCCACCACCCCAGGTGCCGCTGTCACCATTTTAGAGTTGTGCCCATCTAGTCTCAATTTTTTGCATTTCAGCTACATTTTCTTGacagaaaaaaatcctcaagTTTCAAGACATTACAGAACTATGGTGTTTAGGGGAGAGGGATGGTTAAGAGTATCTAccataaaaataaagttgttaaaaataaacgCTATCCTCAGAGGGCAAAGCTAGCCCTACCTTTATAGCACAGTTATACTCTGCAACCAGAGTTACATGCCGTCCCCTGGGTCTGCTTGGTGGCTGTGTGTGTGGATAGGGGTGCTGTCTGAACTCAGACTCCCTGCATTCAGACTGCATTTAGCCACTTAATCTtcctaagcttcagtttcctcatctgttaaatcaTTCTCCTTTGGTTCTTGTGTGGATTAAAAGATAAGAGTGCACTGAAGCACTTAGTCCGGCTCCTGGCATAACTTTAGCATCCAAATAATGCTAGCTGTTATTGAGATGgtgatttattattaattatacttTCATTCATGATCTTATTTCATACCCTGGAAGAGAAGTAAGGCTCCTGTTACTTCCCTTTCAATATAATAAAACTGAGGTGCAGGAAAGGTAGGTTGCAGTCTGGTAAGTGGTACATTCAGGAagcccctcctccccctgccGCAGGCCCCACTGtgccctctgctccctcctcccccagcttgGTTGCTTCTAGAGTGATGGTGTTTTAGACTATTGTTCTTCCAGAGGGGGAATCTCTTTGTGACACAAGTCCAGAGGACATGAGTCATTGTACGATGGGATGATGTCCCCCCGAATCTAGGACTCCTCTAGGTGTGGTTTCCTTTCCCAGGCACCAGCCCTGGAAACTGCTCCTTTTTCTCCCCTGCCACTTGGCACCCCAGAGTCTTGGGGCCTCCATGAATTTCCCTCCTCTTGGAGGAACAACATTCTCATGAAGTCATTTCCAATCACCACCCTCCACTGCACCCTAAGAGCCAATCTAGGCTCCTGTTGTTTGAGAGAGCAGGAAACAGCTGGTCCCCATGTTGCTCTGCTCAGGGCAGGCGGCCTGAGTCTAATATCTCTCTATccataacccccttcccccaggccctgggcctgtGGCCTACCTACCTTGAGAGGGTGCAGGTAACAGAGTCCACGCAGGAAGGGTGGCCAGGCAGGGCCAGGCAACTCATGGCCAAGTGTGCGGGTGAGGTGGGCTATGTAGCTGGTAGCCAGCAACAGCACATCCAACTTAGAGAGCTTGGTGTCGGGGGGCACGGCAGGCAGAGCAGCCTGCAGGGCCAGGAAGGCATGGCGCAGCGTCCTCACCCGGCTCCGCTCCCGCGCTGCGTTCTCAGGACTGGTCTCACTCTGCACAGAGGACCCAGGTGAGTGGGTCTGACCACATCCCCACATGTCCTTGGCTTCTAAGAACATTCTAGTGCGAGGTCTCCTGCCATAGTAGTAGCACACTGATCAGCAGAGACCAAAGGGCCTCACCCCCAATTTGTCCGCTCTTGGCCCTGCCCCgctttacagttgaggaaatgaGAGAAGGCCTTGCCAGGGGTCAGATGGAACAGGATGCCAACGCTTGGCTCAGAACCCGAGAGTCCTGTACTCGTTCTAAGTCTCCACTGTGCCTCCTCCTAGCCCTCATTCCATCCACATGCAAGTCTGAACCCAGTTTATCAGGGGACCTGCCCTTGGGGCCACAGGGATCACAGAGCCACGCCCTGTTCAGTCGGGCTGACCTTTGCCCCACCAGTCCCTCGAGGAAGAGACAGCTGTGGCAAAGAGGAAAGGACCAAACCAGGGTCAAATCCCACAGGCTGatgtcctggccctgccactgaTGACTGCCCTGGGACTTTGGGATGTTCACATCAgtcctccaagcctcagtttcctgagagAAGTGAGTCAGGACAGCTCTCTGAAGCGCATTCTAGTTAAGACCAGCTTTGACGTGTCCCAACCACCCCAGCAGGGAGCCTTGTTGTCAAAGGAGCCAATGTCCCCTCTCTTGGGCAGGGACAGTAATACTGAGTGAGGCTCTACCATCAGAGGCGACCTCCCAGGCCTCCAacccctgcctccccagctcccctcTGCAGGGCCGGTAGTTCCTTACCCTGCCTCCAGCCAGGCTCCTGGCCCTGACCCCTCTCAGTCCAGGGGCAGCTCTGCTCCACCTTTGGTTGCTCCAGCTGGTCTCTTCCCACAAATGGTGACTTGTCCTGCTCAGGCGGCTCCTCCTCCTGTCACTGCCTGCTAGCAACCTCGGCCTGGCCTTCACCGGGCTCTGCCCTACTCCAGGCATGGCTGGTGCCCCTCTGGTCTCCCTCTGTGACATGCCACACCCCGGGGATGTGGACAGGAACACAGTGCCTGAGGAGCCCTTGGGCTCAAGTTAGCTGGGGCAGGCTGGTCATCCAGCCAGCAATGTCTGTATCTGAGGGAGCTGGCGCCAACTCAGTCCTGCCTCACTCCTTGCTCTGGGAAAACGGCCCACCGGCACAGCCCCCGCGAAAagcctcctgcctgcctcccaaccagctgaggggtgggggtgcagggggctgggagtggccagggcctgggaggaggcCCTTCTGAAGGAGGCAAGAGGATGGTGGGAAGGGAGCTTCCTTCCTGGAGCCTTGCTTGAGCCTGACAGCTGTCCTGTGATAGACCTGTGCCTTTAGCTTTGGGGTTCAAGTCCATGGAAGGGCCTTGAACCTCCTTCTCTGTGCCAGAAGCCTGCCTGCACACATCCCTGAAAGGACTTTTCCTCCCCTTGCTAGTGAACATAAGCTTCCAGCCACAGGGTGCTACTCTCCATCTCCAAACATGCCTCCTGTTTCCAACCCAgtgcttttccttttgcttttctgtccCCCTGCAATACCTTCCACTAGCTCATCCAGGGCAAAGGCTGCCCATCCTGTGGGTTATTCCCTTCATTTGTGAAGGCACAGAACCCAGAGCCCTTGGCTCCCTGTTCGATTGGTGCTCCCGTTTATACACAGCCACACCATGGCTAGCTCCCTATTCGTTCCATGTTCTCAGATCAgcaatgccaggcactgtgctaagtactttatatacattttcttatctatttctcAGCTCAACCTTATAAGAAAATAGACtcttatattctcattttacagacgggAAAACTGAGGTATTGGGAGGTGAAATAACGTGCCCTATGTCAAGCACCTAGTaagtgatgggggtggggtgggggaaacccagacattcaGTGGACTTGGAAGGCTGACCCTTATCTGATGCTATTCTGCCTTGGGTGGGCTACTCACCTGTCGGTCCCCATGCTAGATGTGGGGTCTTTGAAGGCAAGGACCAGGATGTTTGCAGAGTGGCATTGTATCCTCCATCCAACTCGTTAGGAGTAGGAAGAAATAGCCCACCTGCTCCAGtagcccctccctgccctcaagtTACAGTCTCTACCTGCAGCAAAATCATCTTGCATGTCCCTTTCCCTCAATCTTAAGCTCcaggggaaacaaaataaatgaaaggaaagtacagagaggacagaaaaacaaaagtggcTATAGATACAATCGGACAGAACACCCAGCCaaccagagagaaaggaaaaaagaagacaagtaaAATTGACCTGACTGTCCAACAATAAGAAAGTGATTAATTAAATTTTGGTATATCCATAGCATGGAATGATGTGcagtaaaagaaagaataagacagACCTCTGTATAACGGCATGAAAAACCTCTCCAAGATGCACAATTAAGTGAAAAAACCTAGTTATAGATCAATATGTATCATATGTATCATATCATAAGATCCCAGCCAGGatcaaaacaccaaaaaacacaaCCTGTAAATGTGAAGGTTTATAGGCTTATGTGAACATATAGGAAGGAAGCTGAAAAGATGCGCAcacacagcttttctttttctttttttaactcaagATGCAGACAATTAAACATATACCTCAATTCGTGGCACACTGTTGTATTTGGTACACGCAGGACCACTTGTGaacctccttccctctctctatttctccctccttctatttccttctatcccactcctctctttcctccctatTGTATAACCTCTCTAAACTGCGTAATGTAAATTCTTTTGCTAGTGTGTTTGGTGGTTTGAAAGTATGTACACAAATTCTTTGCCACTCCTCTGTTCAAAGGAGGAGCCTAATCCCCTCCTCCCCCTGTGTGTGGGCCCCACATAATCACTTACTTCTAACAAATAGAGTGTGGCCAAGGTGTCAGAGTGTCACTTCTGAAACTAGGTTATAAAAGACACTGTAGCTTCCTTCATGCTCTCTCTCAGAGCACTCGGGTCACTCATCGCTCGCTCTGGAGGGAGCCAGCTGCTATGTACTGAATATACTCAAGTAGCCCTGAGGATAAGCCCACGTGGCGAGGAGCGGAAGCCTCTCACCGACAGCCAGCACTCCCTGGCACCCGTGTGAATGCACCACCTTGGAAACAGATCCTCCAGCCCCGTCCAACCTTCAGATGACCGCAGCCCTGGCGGACAGTCTGAGTGCAGCCCATGAGAGCTCTGTGAGCCAGTCTCACCCAGCTATGCTGCTCTGTCCCGTAgaactcctgacccacagaagcCGTGTGAGATCATAAATGTGTATTGCTGTTtaagtttgggggtaatttggtaagcagcaatagataactaaggTGATATGTGTTACTGAACCGTGTGCGTTGCCATATGAATGAATTTGAAACTCAGTAAAATgataatacattttatactatAAATATACAATACCACTTATGTATTAGGTATTGCATTATATGTGTCATTGTTACTCCTCCCGTTCAATCCTGTGTTTTTGAGTTCCTTGCTTCTACCTGCTGCAGAGTACTCCACAATGTGCACCCATCACATTTTGAGCACCCAAAGCCCCAGGGATGGACATCCAGATTGCCTCCAGTTCCTCATCACCCCACACAATGCTGGCATGAATACCATTGCATGTCTCCTCGTGGATCCaagtaagatttttaaagcatatgtCCAGGAGCAGAATGCTGGATTAATTGACGAAATACTGCCAGAGTGCCATCCAGAATGGCTGCAGAGTTTGCATGTCCAATGGTACTGCATGGGGCCCTAGAGGCCCACGTCCTCACCCCACCCGGTGTTAACCAGATTCCTAGTTTTACAGGTAAGTAGGTACAGAGGGTGATCTTGTTGCCACTTTAAGTTGCCCTTATCTGATTACTGATGAGTTCACACACCCTTTGTATGTGATGCTTGGTAGggattcagttttatttttccccatataAGGAGCCAGTTTTATTATCTCTGTGTTGTCTGCCAACATCATCTACAAAACAGTCCATTCTCTCTCCCTGTTTAGTCACAGCTCCCACTTCACCATATATTGTTTCCGTATTTGTATATAGGTcaatttctgagctctctattctgttctactgattttttttgcctgtgtttgAGCCAATACCAGactgcttttattattatgactTTGTAGCATGTCTTAATATTTGGTAGGATAAAATTCCtctatttattcttatatttctagGTTGACTTAGTAATTTCTGGACCCTTGTTTTTCCATATAGATCTTAGAGAAATTTTGAGTTCCTAAACATTCAACTGAAATTTTGATTAGGATTTCATTGAATCAATGTGTTAATTTGGTAAGTTTGCCAGCTTGATACTTTTAAATCAATCCTTCCAAAAACGTGGAATGTCTCTTACTTTATTACAGTCATTCTCTATATCCTTTATTAGTTTTATAGTTTATTCCATGAATGTCTGTATATTCTTGCTTCAGTGAAACAGTTCATAGTTTTATTGAACTAAATATTTCACAGTTTTTGTTGCTCTTGCAAATGcttattcttattatattttctagttGACTATGGCTACTATAGAGAAACGCTATTAAATTGTTTAAGTTTATCTTGAATCCAGCAACCTTATGGAACTTTATTCATTTTACCACTTTGTTGATTCTGTTGGTTTTTCTAAGTAgatgaaataatgacaattttatctcttcttttccaatctttgtatttcttgtttcttctccttAAAGCATTGACAAGTGCTTCTAAGGCTATGATAACCATAAATAGTGATGGTGGGTgcccttttcttctcttactcTTAAGTAGAATGTATCTATAACTTCTCTATTAAGCATAATATTTGCTATGTTTTTGATATATGACCTTTACAAAGTTAAGGAAGTACGCCTCTATTCCTCATTTGCTAAGAggtttttggtgatttttttttaaatcaaaataggTGTAGCGTTTTaccaaatgtttttctgcataaTTTGAGATAATCATGATTTTTCTCCCTCAGTCtattaatatgttaaattattatttagatttttctgatGATCAATTTTCCTTGAGTTCTTGTGATAAATCCCACATGCttgtgattcattttttaaacacactgtcttattcatttaattaatatgttatttaggatttttgcaactATTTCATAATTGAAATGagagtataattttcttttctttaattattatcatttggTTTTGGAACCAAACTTACACTAACCTCATACAATGAGCTGGGGAGCTCtcactctttttctattttctgaaacaaCTCTTTACATAAGATAGGAATTAACtcttctttgaaagtttggtaaagCATACTTGTAAAACCATTGGGCCTGGGCTTTTTCTCtggcagagaggagaaaacattttaattcctaTCTCAGTTTCTTTAGTTTCTTATTGATtgatttaagttttttatttcttcttataaatatttggtatttcatatttttctatacatttatctattttatctaGTAGTGGTACGGGACAAGAAAAAcagccttctccctctctttctagAACAGTAAGTAACTCATTCTTTTCCTAGCGCCTCAAGTGCTATAGAagttccctgccccagccccaaaTGGGAGCcctcttttattacttttttttcatctccattaTGTCTCTAGATAGTTCcctttttttcagttctgtattttatttgcacTCAACTCTTTTTGTTCTTCATCAGTGTTGCCAGAAGTATGCTTAGcttatcaatcttttcaaagaccagcctttgagttttttaatattctatatctttttaaaaattatttatttaaaaattgtgataaaatacataacataaaatgtgccattttaaccatttttaaataaatggttaaCATTAagacattcacattattgtgaaAACATCATTGGCATCCATCCACTGAACATTtatcatcttgtaaaactgaaattctatactcattaaacaataactccccgtTCTCCCTACCCCCAACACCTGGCAACCAGCCCtgaactttctgtctctatgtatttgaccactctaagtacctcatatgagtagaatcatacagcatttgtccttttgtgacttcTTGCACATAGAATATCggcaaggttcatccatgttgcagcatgtatcagaatttccttcctttttaagactgaataatattccattctatgtatatatcacattttgtttctccattcatctgtggatggacatttgggttgtttccacctattggctattgtgaataatactgctatgaacatgaatGTACAAATATcgctttgagaccctgctttctgttcttttgtgtatatacccagaagtcaaattgtggaatcatacagtaattctatttttagttttttgaggaactgccatactgttttccatagtaccacaccattttacattcccacgagcagtgaacaagggttccaatttctccacgtcctcagtaacatttattttctgttttgcttttgtttttgtgttataATCACCATTTTAATGGGTATGAATCTATATTCTTTTTAAgtctccattttattaatttttgcccttatcgtttttattttcttccttctcatttcttcAGTTTTGCCCTACTgttcattttctaacttcttgagAAGAGAACTTGGTTGGATtatctttaaagttttattgtgttttgctaAACTATAAGAGGAACAACAGAACAAGAAGTCTTAAtcattataaacatattttttcacCTAATAATACAGCTTCAAAAACACATTAAGTAACAACTGACAGAAATGCAGGAATAAATAATCAACAATTATAGTTGATTTTAACACATCCTTTCAGGACCTGATAGATTAAATAGAGATA is part of the Rhinolophus ferrumequinum isolate MPI-CBG mRhiFer1 chromosome 13, mRhiFer1_v1.p, whole genome shotgun sequence genome and encodes:
- the TCF23 gene encoding transcription factor 23 encodes the protein MSQRETRGAPAMPGVGQSPVKARPRLLAGSDRRRSRLSRTSHHLWEETSWSNQRWSRAAPGLRGVRARSLAGGRSETSPENAARERSRVRTLRHAFLALQAALPAVPPDTKLSKLDVLLLATSYIAHLTRTLGHELPGPAWPPFLRGLCYLHPLKKWPMRSRLYAGGLGYSGLDSTTATTSGQRSKEAEAGPQVSGEAEALLPTRPLSPALGDK